From the Bdellovibrio reynosensis genome, one window contains:
- a CDS encoding RCC1 domain-containing protein, with product MGLFWFLLLLLALTTSCTTKNDLSLIFSDSNTPTFSLSLNNQQKYTANVAITAAVESEKEISEMAVHVGASCIDVWEPYAGSKALTLSNLEGEQFVSAKVRTVEGFESECVKQSIFLDKSGPTISGSLTLKATRSLLDVSPILNPPTISDSLSGVSKYEIKLVKTAGNVVLKNWTEKSKDQMFFDGLTLTDSDADTYFYMLKVTDNVGNVSEEKTSPTFIAGPIVTIIAGPAGDAFNTQNGMANFKVALSRSTTAEVTVGLKAISGSAIAGINFFFPDIVPQEIKIAPGATDAMGYFSILSSWIPGAVNNEDKSFELEVVNTANAISTLPKKTFTLRNTNRNLLGDLPKVPATGYKAVTGAKGHMCGLTTANKLECWGGNVYDNGKTVNQPLPSEVTGAVNISKLGDGYSYHTCYVNTLGDLYCFGTNSVGELGNNTTTSSAVPLKHPTLTNVKKVTTGINFTCVIDSNDKVQCWGLNTSGQVGKPNTTSAYLTPQLNTHITKAIDLYAGYGLVCAIDETAPGNRTVKCWGKNDSNAFSDTPTSITGIPSDIQSLSVQGSFSSNTRHGCGLTSAQRIFCWGSNYLYRRGTAASTAWSAANEVLLGGGVKATKIIAGPDSSCALGNDTYVYCWGHSIPSTSDNELVNTYVARKLTTLGGNITDIEVTEILSCATDTDTKLKCWGNNLYGEAATGVNGAVYRNISFPVGDLSVKYTQLASGFMSTCALREDKTVNCWGNNSDGQLGNGTRNNLLKPVTTLSISNIKKIVGLSFNYCALGENGRVYCWGANKTAQTGNGLSDGNEVLTPTEIPVTYAGNNAGLTAAIDVTVGYLHACAVQSDGVAKCWGNNADYQTSGTDNTLYYIYPQAVPLTSVETIAAGAAATCAVKVNVAVKEVYCWGSDSNGIVGSGASTRIPRLIASITTTKAVKLYVGYESACYIHDGETKCWGTRTANKSLPLNVAVNTVVNTPTVVPELAGATEMSLSFYSGCATLSTTVKCWGADISGLASSNPTVLNVPTNSYPWSYGVATSITIGSPLDVNMPVHACGITNLGDLKCWGMSLSGEGHDAFILKSPTPVMKQ from the coding sequence ATGGGATTGTTCTGGTTTCTGTTATTACTACTTGCTTTAACCACATCGTGTACAACGAAGAACGATCTCAGTCTTATTTTTTCTGATTCGAACACTCCGACGTTTTCTTTAAGCCTTAATAACCAACAAAAATACACAGCCAACGTAGCAATCACTGCTGCGGTCGAATCGGAAAAAGAAATTTCAGAAATGGCAGTGCATGTGGGTGCTAGTTGCATTGACGTGTGGGAACCCTATGCTGGTTCAAAAGCTTTGACACTTTCTAATCTGGAAGGCGAACAGTTTGTGTCGGCAAAAGTACGGACTGTAGAAGGTTTTGAAAGTGAATGTGTAAAACAATCCATCTTTTTAGATAAGTCAGGGCCTACAATTTCAGGGTCACTGACCTTAAAAGCCACTCGTTCTTTGCTAGATGTCTCTCCGATCCTAAACCCGCCGACAATTTCTGACTCGCTGTCGGGTGTTTCCAAATACGAAATCAAACTAGTTAAAACTGCCGGGAATGTTGTCTTAAAAAATTGGACCGAAAAAAGCAAAGATCAAATGTTCTTTGATGGTCTGACGTTAACTGATTCTGATGCTGACACTTATTTTTACATGCTTAAAGTGACCGACAATGTCGGAAATGTCAGTGAAGAAAAAACGTCACCTACTTTCATCGCCGGACCGATCGTCACCATTATTGCGGGTCCGGCGGGCGATGCGTTTAATACTCAAAATGGCATGGCGAACTTCAAAGTGGCATTGTCGCGTTCTACGACCGCTGAAGTCACCGTGGGGTTAAAGGCTATTTCAGGATCTGCTATTGCAGGAATCAATTTTTTCTTTCCTGACATTGTTCCACAAGAAATTAAGATTGCTCCTGGGGCGACGGATGCTATGGGGTATTTCTCAATTTTGTCATCGTGGATTCCCGGCGCTGTGAACAATGAAGATAAATCTTTTGAACTGGAAGTTGTCAACACCGCAAATGCAATTTCCACTTTACCTAAAAAGACTTTCACTTTACGTAACACCAATCGCAATCTTTTAGGAGATTTACCGAAAGTTCCTGCAACAGGTTACAAAGCAGTGACGGGGGCTAAAGGGCATATGTGTGGATTGACCACTGCCAATAAACTAGAATGTTGGGGCGGAAATGTCTATGACAACGGTAAAACTGTAAATCAACCTTTACCTTCTGAAGTCACAGGGGCCGTGAACATCAGTAAACTGGGTGATGGCTATTCCTATCATACTTGTTACGTTAATACGTTGGGTGACCTTTATTGTTTTGGTACGAACTCTGTCGGCGAACTCGGGAACAACACAACGACAAGCTCTGCCGTTCCATTAAAACATCCTACACTGACCAATGTTAAAAAAGTAACCACAGGAATCAACTTCACCTGTGTTATTGATTCTAATGATAAAGTTCAGTGCTGGGGTTTAAATACCTCTGGTCAGGTTGGAAAACCGAACACCACTTCTGCATACCTAACACCACAGCTTAATACCCACATAACTAAAGCCATTGATCTTTACGCTGGCTACGGTCTTGTTTGCGCTATCGATGAAACGGCGCCGGGCAATAGAACCGTCAAGTGCTGGGGTAAAAATGATAGCAATGCTTTTTCAGACACTCCCACGTCCATCACCGGCATTCCTAGTGATATTCAAAGTCTTTCAGTCCAAGGCAGTTTTAGTTCTAACACACGCCACGGCTGTGGCTTAACCAGTGCACAAAGAATTTTCTGTTGGGGAAGTAATTATCTTTACCGACGGGGTACTGCAGCTTCGACGGCATGGTCAGCAGCTAACGAAGTTCTGTTAGGTGGTGGAGTCAAAGCAACGAAGATTATTGCAGGTCCGGACAGCAGTTGTGCTTTAGGCAATGATACCTACGTGTATTGTTGGGGTCATTCCATCCCAAGTACGAGTGATAATGAATTAGTAAATACTTATGTTGCCAGAAAATTAACAACTCTGGGCGGGAACATCACAGACATAGAAGTGACAGAAATTCTTTCTTGCGCTACTGATACCGATACTAAGCTCAAATGCTGGGGGAACAATCTTTACGGCGAGGCTGCAACGGGTGTTAATGGAGCTGTTTATCGTAATATCAGTTTTCCGGTGGGTGACCTTTCCGTAAAATACACGCAATTAGCTTCTGGTTTTATGTCGACCTGCGCTTTACGTGAAGACAAGACTGTAAATTGTTGGGGTAATAATTCTGATGGACAGCTTGGTAATGGGACCAGAAATAATCTGCTTAAACCTGTTACAACACTTTCTATTTCTAATATTAAAAAGATCGTGGGTTTATCCTTTAACTATTGTGCTCTTGGTGAAAACGGCAGAGTTTATTGTTGGGGCGCCAACAAAACGGCGCAAACCGGAAATGGTCTTTCAGATGGCAACGAAGTTTTAACTCCGACTGAAATTCCGGTAACCTATGCCGGTAACAATGCTGGATTAACTGCTGCCATCGATGTGACCGTAGGGTACTTGCATGCATGCGCTGTGCAAAGTGATGGCGTTGCAAAGTGTTGGGGAAATAATGCTGACTACCAAACCAGTGGCACAGACAATACTCTTTATTATATTTACCCCCAGGCCGTTCCTTTAACTTCAGTAGAAACAATTGCTGCCGGCGCCGCCGCTACTTGTGCCGTCAAAGTCAATGTTGCAGTAAAAGAAGTCTACTGCTGGGGCAGTGATTCAAATGGAATAGTTGGCAGTGGTGCAAGCACTAGAATTCCACGCCTAATCGCTTCGATCACAACGACGAAGGCTGTGAAGCTTTATGTCGGTTACGAAAGTGCTTGTTATATTCATGATGGTGAAACGAAATGCTGGGGCACGCGCACGGCTAATAAATCACTGCCATTGAATGTTGCTGTAAATACAGTTGTGAATACCCCTACAGTGGTACCTGAACTTGCCGGGGCCACAGAAATGTCACTTAGTTTCTATTCTGGATGTGCGACGTTGTCCACTACCGTTAAATGTTGGGGGGCAGATATTTCTGGGTTGGCTTCAAGCAATCCGACCGTATTGAATGTACCAACGAATTCGTATCCATGGAGTTACGGTGTGGCGACCTCTATCACAATCGGATCACCGCTAGATGTAAATATGCCAGTCCATGCGTGTGGAATTACGAATCTTGGTGATTTAAAATGTTGGGGGATGTCTTTATCTGGTGAAGGTCACGATGCTTTTATCCTGAAGTCGCCGACTCCTGTGATGAAGCAGTAG
- a CDS encoding SpoIIE family protein phosphatase, with amino-acid sequence MSDKRSYLYSTALDRVETESSKLQKDFQTSFEKIKTALLFFDPTTSVFNPQLKEVAVKQNWGRIFLYRNVQGSLQLMDFIGTDFSLGPVLQQKLLRLQDQQVLTATDLKKPEWLQVFFRQGEFYIYGEMQFPYLKEALQNPQLGFYSPAETQWHFPPVFSALSQYNSQLASVLDQKSGVKEIKLGARSYLISFKFVAQINSYVFQVFDKGQVFAVVEKTMNKTLLVSVIILIIGLVAMFFGVDTLTQNLSKLASGMSQFTKSGTARPLKLHSQDEVGKMADVYNSMLAKIESLLAQTAEKARMESELETAKEVQSTLLPKNKVEHDLYNVKGFYKPASECGGDLWYYYCDDKKIFLFVGDATGHGVPAALITAAARSVLSLSVDEDIWDPARILGMLNKVLCDVAKGEKMMTAFACVYDIDQKKLTYSNASHDVPFVVPVVESGTKIKKGDLNFLTEANGKRLGHERSYEYINESLAFTSGQNLLVYTDGLVDAVDKEAKAFSERGVIKMAVDSANKNSQRSLHDQIARRISEYTEGIEQPDDITFVNIFLK; translated from the coding sequence ATGTCGGATAAAAGATCATATCTTTATTCGACAGCTTTGGATCGCGTAGAAACTGAATCATCGAAGTTACAAAAAGATTTTCAAACCAGCTTTGAGAAAATTAAAACGGCTTTGCTCTTTTTTGATCCAACAACCTCTGTATTTAATCCGCAGCTGAAAGAAGTTGCGGTCAAACAAAACTGGGGACGAATTTTTCTGTATAGAAATGTGCAAGGCTCTTTACAACTCATGGATTTTATTGGAACTGACTTTAGCCTAGGGCCGGTGCTACAACAAAAGCTTCTGAGACTTCAAGATCAGCAAGTACTAACAGCAACAGATTTAAAAAAGCCAGAATGGTTGCAAGTTTTCTTCCGGCAAGGAGAATTTTACATTTACGGAGAGATGCAGTTTCCCTATTTGAAAGAGGCCCTGCAAAATCCGCAGTTAGGATTTTATTCCCCTGCTGAAACCCAATGGCATTTTCCTCCGGTTTTTTCAGCGCTTTCGCAGTACAATTCTCAGCTTGCTAGCGTCTTAGATCAAAAAAGTGGTGTTAAAGAAATCAAACTAGGCGCAAGAAGCTATCTTATTTCTTTCAAATTCGTCGCACAGATTAATTCCTATGTCTTTCAAGTCTTTGATAAAGGCCAAGTGTTTGCAGTTGTTGAAAAAACGATGAACAAAACTCTTTTGGTTTCAGTGATTATCTTAATCATTGGATTAGTCGCGATGTTCTTTGGGGTTGATACTTTGACTCAGAATCTTTCTAAACTTGCGAGTGGCATGAGCCAATTCACCAAAAGTGGAACTGCAAGGCCCTTGAAACTCCATTCCCAAGATGAAGTTGGCAAGATGGCCGATGTTTATAACTCGATGCTTGCTAAAATTGAAAGTCTGCTTGCCCAAACGGCCGAAAAAGCCCGCATGGAATCAGAACTTGAAACTGCTAAGGAAGTGCAAAGCACTTTGCTTCCTAAAAATAAAGTGGAACACGATCTTTATAATGTAAAAGGTTTTTACAAACCTGCATCAGAATGCGGTGGTGATCTTTGGTACTATTATTGTGACGACAAAAAAATCTTTCTTTTCGTTGGCGATGCGACCGGCCACGGAGTTCCCGCAGCTTTGATCACGGCCGCTGCAAGATCGGTACTTTCTCTTTCCGTGGATGAAGACATCTGGGATCCTGCAAGAATTCTTGGAATGTTAAATAAGGTTCTTTGCGATGTTGCCAAAGGTGAAAAGATGATGACAGCATTCGCCTGCGTCTACGACATAGACCAAAAAAAGCTTACATATTCTAACGCCAGCCATGACGTTCCCTTTGTGGTCCCCGTAGTTGAAAGCGGTACAAAGATTAAAAAAGGCGATCTTAACTTTTTAACAGAAGCTAACGGGAAACGCTTAGGTCACGAACGAAGCTATGAATATATCAATGAATCCCTGGCTTTTACTTCCGGACAAAATCTTTTAGTTTACACCGATGGTTTAGTAGATGCAGTAGATAAAGAGGCCAAAGCATTTAGTGAAAGAGGCGTGATAAAAATGGCAGTGGATTCGGCCAATAAAAACTCTCAACGCAGTTTACATGATCAAATAGCCAGAAGGATTTCGGAATATACTGAAGGGATCGAACAGCCGGACGACATCACCTTTGTAAATATCTTCTTGAAATAA
- a CDS encoding FliG C-terminal domain-containing protein, which translates to MKNLIFILITGLLSPVLAQAQYLEEMGSLENLYETRARSVLNTILRPTDYTLVVAIDLDRDDKKLKEFQDEVEVQYLPGMPLMGDLPAAPKATNKLHEMKSRTDISVVLSRNVSPEVEKVIKDLLTSKLHLDATAGDTVNVRRITLPSDPVPAEPGPETLPELTWKMWTLIVILSLLALSGLMFWAWRRGKARDPNKDVFENHEYKHQPKDQDPTVEKPVEIPVAEAAAPEIEYNEFNMDAVKSHIIAIAAQYPAMASRAITEYCLNESADNATIMMEWLGWDTSKKIFSEVPAMAWARIGHAVKERKEELTKQHTEKAVRESYKAILSAYIEHEMSEDESNPFSFVLKMKEEERQQILDKETAAHIAVFCLHAPAEVTAGILANLDPDKRVRVMAELSRIEKLPHNVVQKVVQSFNQRLTDLRVQPEPKVEGASVLAKVIRGMTAEEEMDVLALFASDNPEELERVRRTILIFDDLKLVPSDILSEVLSSYEVEALYAAMFKTHATLSSRLLAALPERKAMVVERELSDMVMIPQRKKSAEIRREICKQVEAILNSRSIRIADLVDGSVANIRMA; encoded by the coding sequence ATGAAAAATCTTATATTCATCCTGATAACAGGTTTACTGTCGCCGGTTCTTGCGCAAGCGCAATACCTTGAAGAAATGGGTTCGCTTGAAAATCTTTACGAAACACGTGCTCGATCAGTGTTAAATACGATTCTGCGTCCTACCGATTACACGTTGGTGGTTGCGATTGATTTAGATCGTGATGATAAAAAATTAAAAGAATTCCAGGATGAGGTGGAAGTTCAATATCTTCCAGGCATGCCCCTGATGGGGGACCTGCCTGCAGCGCCTAAAGCAACAAATAAACTTCATGAAATGAAATCGCGCACTGATATTAGTGTTGTGCTTTCGCGCAATGTAAGCCCTGAAGTTGAAAAGGTGATCAAAGATCTTTTAACTTCGAAATTGCATTTAGATGCCACTGCTGGTGATACCGTCAACGTCAGAAGAATCACTTTACCTTCCGATCCTGTGCCTGCAGAGCCGGGACCTGAAACTTTACCAGAGCTTACTTGGAAAATGTGGACCCTGATTGTGATTTTATCCTTGCTTGCTTTGTCTGGATTGATGTTCTGGGCATGGAGACGTGGCAAAGCACGTGATCCAAACAAAGACGTTTTTGAAAATCATGAATATAAACATCAGCCCAAAGATCAGGATCCGACAGTGGAAAAACCTGTGGAAATTCCGGTGGCTGAAGCAGCCGCTCCTGAAATTGAATATAATGAATTTAATATGGATGCTGTAAAATCCCATATCATCGCGATCGCGGCACAGTACCCTGCCATGGCATCAAGAGCTATTACAGAGTACTGTTTAAATGAGTCAGCTGATAATGCAACCATCATGATGGAATGGTTAGGTTGGGATACATCTAAAAAAATCTTTAGTGAAGTTCCAGCAATGGCTTGGGCCCGTATCGGCCACGCCGTAAAAGAAAGAAAGGAAGAGCTGACGAAGCAGCACACAGAAAAAGCTGTGCGTGAAAGCTATAAAGCCATTCTTTCAGCTTATATCGAACATGAAATGTCAGAAGATGAAAGCAATCCATTTTCTTTCGTATTAAAAATGAAAGAAGAAGAACGCCAGCAAATCTTAGATAAAGAAACCGCGGCACACATTGCTGTTTTCTGTTTGCATGCCCCTGCAGAAGTGACTGCGGGTATCTTAGCGAATCTAGATCCGGATAAAAGAGTTCGCGTGATGGCAGAGCTTTCGCGCATTGAAAAGCTTCCGCACAATGTCGTGCAGAAGGTGGTTCAGTCATTTAATCAAAGACTGACCGATCTGCGTGTTCAACCAGAGCCTAAAGTAGAAGGTGCCTCAGTACTTGCCAAGGTCATTCGTGGCATGACGGCCGAAGAAGAAATGGATGTATTGGCACTATTTGCCAGTGATAATCCAGAAGAGCTTGAGCGTGTACGTCGTACGATCTTAATCTTTGATGACTTAAAGCTGGTGCCATCTGACATCTTGTCTGAAGTTCTAAGCAGTTATGAAGTGGAAGCACTTTATGCAGCGATGTTTAAAACCCATGCCACTTTAAGCTCAAGATTGCTTGCTGCTTTGCCGGAAAGAAAGGCTATGGTTGTTGAGCGAGAGCTTTCTGATATGGTTATGATTCCGCAAAGGAAGAAATCGGCTGAAATTCGCCGAGAAATTTGCAAACAAGTAGAAGCGATTTTGAATTCTCGTTCAATCCGTATTGCAGATCTTGTTGATGGTTCCGTTGCGAATATAAGAATGGCTTAA
- a CDS encoding tetratricopeptide repeat protein translates to MFFRRQLLVLSCAALTPLAFTACAGKYSIKSYPSGAKVYIKDVQSQEKKLLGIAPLQVQEESKLGDVFFLIFEKQNYRTKEVMVKVNEGESLAVASRLEPLSDEEKKAEELAQNDDKKQDPQQPKPEDKKKPEDKKMDEMLAELQDLKLRVALLENTASFTKDALFSPRLAGGMPGAERDRGDRVVGHIFQGQQLIMKGQYDKAIEQIDKALVLDEYSNNAWLLKGSIKYLQKDFNGAKIAWERTLKLDPYNKVAYQYLSDVYKKLGMEPLPKTGAEMRYPASAVEIEKRNKVR, encoded by the coding sequence ATGTTTTTTAGGCGGCAACTATTGGTGTTGTCTTGTGCTGCGCTTACTCCATTGGCTTTCACAGCATGTGCAGGAAAATATTCGATCAAGTCGTACCCTTCCGGTGCGAAAGTGTACATCAAAGATGTGCAAAGTCAGGAAAAGAAACTTCTGGGAATTGCTCCATTGCAAGTTCAAGAAGAATCAAAGCTAGGTGACGTTTTCTTTTTAATCTTTGAAAAACAAAATTACCGCACTAAAGAAGTGATGGTGAAAGTCAATGAAGGTGAAAGCCTTGCTGTGGCCTCGCGTCTAGAGCCGCTTTCAGATGAAGAGAAAAAAGCTGAAGAGTTAGCTCAGAACGATGATAAAAAACAAGATCCTCAGCAACCAAAACCTGAAGATAAGAAAAAGCCCGAAGATAAAAAGATGGATGAGATGCTTGCTGAGCTTCAAGACTTGAAACTTCGCGTGGCGCTTTTAGAAAACACAGCCTCTTTTACCAAGGATGCTTTGTTTTCACCGCGTTTAGCAGGTGGCATGCCAGGAGCTGAGCGTGATCGTGGCGACAGAGTTGTGGGCCATATTTTTCAGGGTCAGCAGCTTATTATGAAAGGTCAATACGATAAAGCCATTGAACAGATTGATAAAGCTTTGGTGCTAGATGAATACAGCAACAATGCTTGGTTGCTAAAAGGCTCTATCAAATATCTGCAAAAAGATTTCAATGGCGCGAAGATCGCATGGGAAAGAACTTTGAAGTTAGATCCGTATAATAAAGTTGCTTATCAATATCTTTCAGACGTTTATAAGAAGCTAGGTATGGAGCCACTTCCTAAAACGGGGGCAGAAATGCGTTATCCTGCCTCTGCGGTAGAAATCGAAAAACGGAATAAGGTTCGTTAA
- a CDS encoding OmpA/MotB family protein encodes MGRSEGKRRRIHLEEKPHTMVHDESNWLVSYADMMTLLFGFFVLMYSLTRFDGNKFDLVRKEIAKYFGGNIKEISAVLMAEQKIVNILKGSGDMNGVEIMKGPEENTLLLKFDGEVLFESGAVEVKEQAKPQLRKVVSALRSVQGVEKINVEGHTDNDPIASGLVKSNWELSSLRAGSVVRYFEESGIEAKFLSAVGYGSAKPLAPNEDKEGLDIPANKALNRRVVVAVKLMDPEAFYRLQQKQFSKQLSKEEIEQQQKQASLQEKMKLAQNRLEEAQRKFREQQDQKKREAALLKLEKQIENLESKAKQFEEKTSTNQAPTQPQ; translated from the coding sequence ATGGGACGAAGCGAAGGCAAACGCAGAAGAATACATTTAGAAGAAAAGCCGCATACAATGGTTCATGACGAGTCGAACTGGCTTGTCAGCTACGCTGATATGATGACTCTTCTTTTTGGATTCTTCGTTTTGATGTATTCATTGACTCGCTTTGACGGCAATAAGTTCGATCTAGTTCGTAAAGAAATTGCTAAGTACTTTGGTGGAAACATTAAAGAAATTAGCGCAGTATTAATGGCCGAACAAAAGATTGTGAACATTCTTAAAGGCTCTGGCGACATGAATGGTGTCGAAATCATGAAAGGCCCCGAGGAAAACACTCTTCTATTAAAGTTTGACGGTGAAGTTTTATTTGAATCTGGCGCTGTTGAAGTGAAAGAACAAGCTAAGCCCCAACTTCGTAAAGTTGTTTCTGCATTAAGATCCGTTCAAGGTGTAGAAAAAATCAACGTCGAAGGTCATACTGATAATGATCCAATCGCAAGTGGCTTAGTGAAATCAAATTGGGAACTATCTTCTTTACGCGCAGGTTCTGTCGTTCGTTACTTTGAAGAAAGCGGAATAGAAGCTAAATTTCTTTCGGCAGTAGGGTATGGATCGGCAAAACCTCTTGCACCCAATGAAGATAAAGAGGGTTTAGATATTCCTGCCAATAAGGCGTTAAACCGTCGCGTAGTGGTTGCAGTAAAACTGATGGATCCTGAAGCGTTTTATCGTTTGCAGCAAAAGCAATTCTCTAAGCAGTTAAGCAAAGAGGAAATTGAACAGCAGCAAAAACAGGCTTCTTTGCAAGAAAAAATGAAGCTTGCCCAGAACCGTTTAGAAGAAGCGCAAAGAAAGTTTCGTGAACAGCAAGATCAGAAAAAACGTGAAGCTGCCTTGCTTAAGTTAGAAAAACAAATTGAGAATTTGGAATCAAAAGCAAAACAGTTTGAAGAAAAAACATCTACGAACCAAGCTCCAACCCAGCCTCAATAA
- a CDS encoding motility protein A, whose translation MNFAGIFGLISAIAIAAFSILDSAKNPKIFADPHGIVLVVGGTITVALLSFNFKSLWNALKIVTRKMLGRERVDYHGTIETIVEISEAYRRDPKSVPSVLKSTTHPFIKDGVQLLVEYGFSYEELDDVLTNSLRGKKKRDEEEMKVWHTMSRFPPAFGLLGATLGMISLLQTLGDPGAQDRIGPAMATALVATFYGLVVANLVLIPISEKLQTVSHSDVTLREIIKEGILLVHEKKHPLFIKEYLKSFLSPNQRQESSAPARGESAKKAA comes from the coding sequence ATGAACTTCGCCGGTATATTTGGTTTGATTTCAGCAATTGCGATTGCTGCTTTCTCGATCCTGGACTCTGCGAAAAACCCTAAAATTTTTGCAGACCCTCACGGGATAGTCCTGGTGGTTGGTGGTACGATTACCGTCGCACTTCTTAGCTTTAATTTTAAAAGCCTGTGGAACGCTCTAAAAATCGTCACTCGCAAAATGTTGGGTCGAGAAAGAGTCGACTATCACGGTACAATTGAAACAATCGTTGAGATTTCAGAGGCGTATCGCCGTGATCCAAAGAGTGTTCCTTCTGTTTTAAAGTCTACAACTCACCCGTTCATTAAAGACGGTGTACAGCTTTTAGTCGAGTATGGCTTTAGCTATGAAGAACTTGATGACGTACTTACGAACTCTTTACGTGGTAAAAAGAAACGCGACGAAGAAGAAATGAAAGTATGGCATACAATGTCTCGCTTCCCTCCGGCATTCGGTCTTTTGGGTGCGACACTTGGTATGATCTCGTTACTTCAAACTTTGGGTGATCCTGGCGCTCAAGATCGCATCGGTCCTGCGATGGCAACAGCTCTAGTAGCAACTTTCTACGGTCTAGTTGTAGCAAACTTAGTTTTAATTCCCATCAGTGAAAAATTGCAAACTGTGTCGCATTCGGATGTGACTTTACGAGAGATCATTAAAGAAGGAATTCTTTTAGTTCATGAAAAAAAGCATCCTTTATTCATAAAAGAATACTTAAAGTCTTTCTTGTCTCCGAACCAACGTCAGGAATCAAGTGCCCCGGCTCGCGGAGAATCAGCGAAGAAGGCGGCATAA
- a CDS encoding vWA domain-containing protein, with amino-acid sequence MKSWFIIPLLLSFIPVAFAQEGSDANIPAVDEPVDPQGIIQLKSSDLLDKMDFKPIDVPANLTGEVAAEELKEQVPPLVEYVIDSSGSMGQILTGKKTKIYVLKKILNKYLMAQWTEKAASGLRVFGGRRKKDCKDNFLAIPPKSGNLGAIEGVVKGFEPVGMTPLAFALRDATKDLKDYNGPKRIVLFTDGEETCGQDPCKTVEQLKASTVDIKFFVVAFGLRDQLDTLKKLACIGDMNQADNEEQLDELFQDLDKKLNPNKNLFVESPEPKATVFLFKASSPDIIYRKFPANLGIEVPPGDYVAIVNLKPKYKFQKFTIPAKKKITLRVKGDGYFQANFMQKLMKIELLDKNKKAVRKFTSDVRVALPQGRWSLRFYREPFFEKVIDNYLIIPNAEYVYNIEEAGAAIVDDPKVRGVYVYDGKVALLGNHLTNFPVVLGKGVYEIRVDKSCVFKDVIMGSNKDLVRLSCDKVKK; translated from the coding sequence ATGAAATCATGGTTCATTATTCCTCTTCTATTGTCTTTTATTCCAGTGGCTTTTGCACAAGAAGGCTCAGATGCAAACATTCCCGCTGTCGATGAACCAGTGGATCCGCAGGGAATTATTCAACTAAAGTCTTCGGATCTTTTAGATAAGATGGATTTCAAACCGATAGATGTCCCTGCAAATTTAACCGGGGAAGTGGCGGCAGAGGAACTTAAAGAGCAAGTTCCGCCATTGGTGGAATATGTTATCGATAGTTCGGGTTCCATGGGACAGATTCTTACCGGTAAAAAAACTAAGATATATGTTTTAAAGAAAATCTTAAACAAATACCTGATGGCTCAGTGGACTGAAAAAGCAGCCAGCGGACTTCGTGTTTTTGGTGGCAGAAGAAAAAAAGATTGTAAGGATAACTTTTTAGCAATTCCGCCAAAGTCAGGAAATTTGGGCGCTATTGAAGGTGTGGTAAAGGGCTTTGAACCCGTTGGCATGACCCCTTTGGCGTTTGCACTTCGCGATGCTACCAAGGATCTTAAAGATTACAATGGTCCAAAAAGAATTGTTCTTTTTACTGACGGTGAAGAAACCTGTGGGCAAGATCCGTGTAAGACAGTTGAGCAGTTGAAAGCATCGACAGTTGATATAAAATTCTTTGTGGTCGCATTTGGTCTGCGTGATCAGCTGGATACTTTAAAAAAATTAGCCTGCATTGGCGATATGAACCAAGCAGATAATGAAGAACAGCTGGATGAACTTTTTCAGGATCTTGATAAGAAGTTAAATCCAAATAAGAATCTTTTTGTCGAAAGTCCGGAACCTAAAGCCACGGTTTTTTTATTTAAGGCAAGTTCCCCTGATATTATCTATCGGAAGTTCCCAGCCAACCTAGGTATTGAAGTGCCGCCAGGAGATTACGTCGCCATTGTAAACTTAAAGCCAAAATACAAGTTTCAAAAGTTCACAATCCCCGCAAAAAAGAAAATTACACTGAGGGTAAAAGGGGACGGATATTTTCAAGCCAATTTTATGCAAAAGTTGATGAAGATTGAGCTTCTAGATAAAAATAAGAAAGCTGTGCGAAAATTTACCAGTGATGTCCGCGTCGCCTTGCCGCAAGGACGCTGGAGTTTGCGATTTTACCGAGAACCATTTTTTGAAAAAGTCATCGATAACTACCTGATTATTCCCAACGCCGAATATGTTTACAATATTGAAGAAGCGGGGGCCGCTATTGTCGATGATCCCAAAGTTCGTGGGGTCTATGTGTATGACGGAAAGGTCGCGCTTTTAGGAAACCATCTGACCAATTTTCCAGTGGTGTTAGGCAAAGGTGTTTACGAAATTCGTGTCGACAAATCTTGTGTTTTTAAAGATGTTATCATGGGATCAAACAAAGATCTTGTAAGGCTTAGCTGCGATAAGGTGAAAAAGTGA